The Deltaproteobacteria bacterium region TCGTCCTGTACCATTGGCTATTGATCCAAATCGTATAGCTTTAATGGGCGCAGAAATTGGTGTCGATTATATTAATGTGATTGCATGCAATTTGCACGGTGAAATACTTCATTCTCAATGTATTCCCTACCATCACGATAATGTTGACAAATCTATTGCTGAGTTATCTGCTATTATTTCTAATATAAGAAATACTCTAATAGAACAATCGCGTCGTCCTTTAGGTATTGGTATCGGCGTGCCAGGTATGGTCGATAGCAATAATGGTATTTTACGCTTTGCCCCAAATATCGGTTGGCATGATTTGCCTCTTGGCAAATATATCTCAGCTAGTTTAGCTAAATTTGGGGCCAACGACCTTGAGGTTTCATTAATAAACGAAGCCAATGCTGCGGCATTAAGTGAGTATGTTTTTGGCATGCCACGGCCAAATGGACCGCTTGTCTACATCAGTATGGGCATAGGTCTTGGTGCAGGTATTGTATTAAGTGATCGGCTTTACGTAGGTCATGATGGTCTTGCTGGCGAAGTGGGTCATACTTTTCTGCAACACTCTGGCCCACAATGCGCTTGTGGAAGACATGGTTGTGCTGAAACTTTTATTTCGCAACAAGCAATTAGCCGCGATATTTTAGGTAACGATAATGAAGTAATACCTATTGAAGAATTAGCAATACGGGTACAAGATAATGATCCAGCAGTAATTGAAGCAACCAAGCGAGCTGGAGAATATCTCGGTTTGCTAATTCAAAATCTTGGCTATACTATTAATCCATCTTTAATTGTATTAGGTGGCCCACTTTGTCAGCTAGGTGATGTATTAATTGATACTGCAATAACTAATTATCAGCATAGCTCAGGCAAATACGATCAACAAAAAGTATCCATACAACAATGTCGCTTTGGCATTAATGCCTGTGCGGTTGGCGCCGCTGGAGCAGTTTTTCAGCAATTTCTCGCGCCTTAAAATATATAAAAA contains the following coding sequences:
- a CDS encoding ROK family transcriptional regulator — its product is MINVAGDQSLLKRINRMALVRFIKAEPGLCRVELAQRTGLTKTTVGMLVAELIEEGWLCEGEPTSGNGVGRRPVPLAIDPNRIALMGAEIGVDYINVIACNLHGEILHSQCIPYHHDNVDKSIAELSAIISNIRNTLIEQSRRPLGIGIGVPGMVDSNNGILRFAPNIGWHDLPLGKYISASLAKFGANDLEVSLINEANAAALSEYVFGMPRPNGPLVYISMGIGLGAGIVLSDRLYVGHDGLAGEVGHTFLQHSGPQCACGRHGCAETFISQQAISRDILGNDNEVIPIEELAIRVQDNDPAVIEATKRAGEYLGLLIQNLGYTINPSLIVLGGPLCQLGDVLIDTAITNYQHSSGKYDQQKVSIQQCRFGINACAVGAAGAVFQQFLAP